The nucleotide sequence GCCCGCCACAGGCACACTCCCACCCTGGGCTCGCTCACTCCCGTCTCCTGCCAGCGTCGCCTCCCTAAAGACCCATCTTTAATGGGCAgatgcccccaccccagcactcgGCCTGCCCAAGCCCATCTCGTGTTACaggtcttattttttaagattcgatttttaagtaatctctacacccaatgtggggttctaacttataaccctgagatcaagagtcacatgctccaccgactgagcctgCCAGATGCCCAGAGATGTTTTATTCTTACTGGCGGTCTGGTCTCCCTCACCAGAACAAGACGAAGATTTGCGTTTGTTTTCCTCACCACCGAATCCTCAGCACCCAGAACAATGTCTAGCCCATGGTGGGTGCTCATGAGTTGTTGGAGAGAAACGTGAAGGCCGTTTCCTGACCTCCAGGACCTGTGGGCAAAATGGGCTGGAACTAATGGCTCCTGCCTTGGTAGAGGCAGCCGAGGACTTGGCTCTGAGCCAGGAGCACCCAGCCCCACTGCACCAGGGGcggagcccagccctggggctggaCCTTGGCCTCAATCCCACCCCGTCCCTGCATCATTCCTCTGTGTGGCGCTCTTAAGCCCTGAGACCCCATGGGGCCTATCTGTACAGGCCTCTGTAATTGTCTATTATACCAGCTGCCCCGGGCCACCTGAAGCCTTACCTCATTAAAAAAGGTGTAATCATAAGATCGTCCTCACAGCTCCTAATGGAGGATTACGTGCTAATAACCGGAAAGCTCTCAGAGCCAAGCGTCAGAACTCTTAGTAACTATGAGCAGTAATCATTATTacttgccaggcactgttttaggtcCTGGAAATTTGGGAATGAACAAGACAGCAAGATCTCTGCCATCTCTTAACATTGTAGTTGGGGAATAGGAAATAAACATGTGAGCAAAAAGGTAGGGTCATGGAAAATAACAGCTAAGGCAGAGGCTAGGACATTTGGAAAGCCTCTGGGGTGACCTAGGAGAGAGACCTgcatgagagagaaggagctcTGGAAAAATCTTGCggaaggaacagcaagtgcaaacgTCCTGAGGGAGGAATGAGCTTAGCAGAAACTTGTGGGAAGGCCCCTGTGGCTGGCGCACAGCAGAGTGAAGGACGACAAAGTCCAAGTGCGGTCCCTGGTCTGAGGCTACAGACTCTAcaggggcctgggaaggggcATAGGCCAGCATCCCCGCCTTAGGCCTTAAGGCTGCACTGCCCTTCAGGGCACCCCAGGAAACGCTTTCCCTTCTGTCCAGTGGGAGAGGGGGCCACTGTCTCCAAGGGCAGGGGGTCCCACTGGATGCGACAAGGTGGCTGGGTCACTTCCAAGGCTGTGGTCTCTCTCACCTCTCAATTCTCCATGTCCCCCCCCCCTGCACCCACCCCACATGCCTCAAGCTGGGACAGCTGCCCCATGGCACCAAGCATAAAAACTGTTGGGGGTGGACAGAAGCAAGCATTGTAGTCGTAGATTTTCCCTTCCTATCTTGGATTTAAATTGTCAGGTCACAAAACCGAAGTGAGGCATAGAGCAGGGGTCACAGGTGACAGCTGTGCTCACATGGGGGCCTTTGGCAGTGGCCATAGGCTCCCCACTCCCCTTCAGCTCCTCACCACATGGGGGAATGGACGTTAACAAGGCCTCAGATGTGCACCCACACATGCGTTTGCTGAATTACCAGTTTGAGTGTCCCTAGGTCCCCCTAAAATCCTACCTGTACGGAATTATGGAaccatatcttttaaaaacatacccTGTGGAGTCAGgctacctgggtttgaatccaccTGGTAGCCGGGGAAGTTACTCAGCCTCTCCAAGTCATCAttcccacatctgtaaaatgggatacaTAATCCTTATGAAAAAGCTTTTGGGGGCACCCGGCTGGACTCTGGACTTGacctcagggttgggagttcaagccccacgttgggtgtggaaacttaaaatcttttttttttcttctaagttttatctatcttgagaaagagagtgcaggggaggggttaaaaagagggaaaatcctaagcaggctctgcacgaaTGCAGAGCCTCAATAGACTAGGGTctcggacccacaaactgagattaagacctgagcttaAATGGAGTCAGACACCTGAGTCACCCAAGAGGCCCAAAATCTTTGACggcattttgggggcacctgggttgctcagttaagcgtccggtcatgatctcggtttgtggatttgagccccgcatcagttttgtactgatagcttagagcctggagcctgctttggatggtGGGTCTCCCtatcaaaaatagacattaaaaaaatttaagggggaacctgggtggctcagtcggttgggcatccggttatccggtttcagctcaggtgatgatgtcatggttcatgggttcaagccccacattaggctccgtgttgacaggtagctgagagcctggagcctgcttcagattctgtatcttcctgaccctcccctgctcactgtccctgtctctcaaaaatatagaaaaagcattaaaaaaataatttaaggcaCTTTGGGaacacctgattggctcagtggattaagcatccaacctggGCCTAGGTTATGATctgtttgagccctgcttctctcaaaaaaacttcCTGAATAGAACTGTTTTAACATTAGTGTGTAGCTGAGTGGATGCTGTTCAACCAGGAAATCCCCACATACTTAGCTGCAGTTAAGCAGCTTCGCTGGGGCTGGGATCTCGCCTGTGAATACCTAGCTGGGTGGTCTCTGCAGAGAAAAACATGGGGAGAGCCCCCAGCCTTTCAGGGTACTCTACAATCTCAATACAGACCGGAACCAGGCCCAAGTTTGGTGCCTCAGAGTAACGCCCTCACTTGGGTCACTGGTTATATCCCAACACTAGGTGTtaggaaggggagggaaacacGGGGCACCTGTTTCCAAATCTTTCAAGGGGCAAAATGTCAAGAGCCTGAAGCTCCTTCATGCACGTTTCCCTTTTGAGTTATCCCAGACCTGTGAGAATAGACAGGGCTCAAACTGCTATTCAGATAAAAACCAAGACTCCCTGGAGAGCTACATCACGGGACAAAGGGTGGTCTCTGACTTCAGATGCACAGGTGGCAACAGAGTGTGGTGTCCTGACACCCGCCAGTCCAGCTCTGGCCAGAACTTCAAGCCACAGGTCTTCCAACTCCCAGTTGGGAAAACCCAAGACCCACTTCTCTGGGTTCTGACAAGAGGCCTCTACAGAACCGTAGTTAGAAGTGAAACTCACAGGTGGGGCCTtactgctgggggggggggctggggggctaaGGCGACAAGAGTGATCCAACCCCCAGGCAAAGGCCAATGAGGCTGCCTTACCTGAAATAAGCAAACAGGCACAGCTCACAGAAATACTTTCactacaaaataatttattacaaCACAGCTGCAGCACAAGCCTATGTACAAGCACGCTCCCCTGATGACTGACTGACTAGGGGACCCTTTTCTTCTCCCTGGCCTTCCGGACCTCTTCTATCAAATCTTTCAGATACTGGATCTCCTTGGCCAAAGAATCTGCCCGCTCTTTCAGAGCCTCATTCTTCTTTTCTAGCTCTTTACATTCGCCAGTAAGGGCCTCCTGCTCAGCCCTCTTCTTCTGGCGGTACCGAGTGGCTGCCGTCTTGTTCTGCTccatttttttcagcttcttatCCAATTTCTCCACCTTTACTTTTGCTGTGGTTTTCTCTCCGGGAGGAtcatagggtttggggcgggaagAACCACAGAGGGAACATGGAGACAGGCTCTTATTTGGAGAGCCCCTTGAAGTAGATGGGCTATGCTGGGGGGACCCCAGGTAGGACTCAGGACTCATACAGATGCCACTGTCATTATCTGAGGGGGCATCCTCCTCCTTTATGCACTGAGGGACCATGAGAATATAGGCAGTAGAGTCTGGCTTTCTATCTCCTTCGGAGATATCCACCTCACTCCCTAGCTCTAAACTAAAGGAATGATCTGGAGTGGAAGACAGGGccccaggggacagaggaagagattgCAGGAAGGTAAAAGGGGCAACCTGGTCTGTTTTGGGTAAACTTTCTGGGAGATGGCCAATCGGGTTCATGGTCTGGGGGGGCTCCTTATCAGTCTCCTGGACTAGGGGGTCAAAAAGATCACATGTGTCATCCAAAGTGGCCAAAAGCTCATCTGGCATGGTTTCCAGGTCATCTATACCGAACAGAGAATCAAAATCAAACTCCTTCAGATCCATTTTCTCCACCATCCAATCTGTCCCGGAGAAGGCATCCTCTGCAAAAGATCGAAAAGGAGTCAGACACACAAGGCGGCAAAGCTGATGGTCAGACGCACCAGGAGGCCAAGGACTCCCACTTACCCTTGCCGTCTGAGGCACCGACCAACCCATCCACAGCCAGCCATTCGGAGGAGCCCGCCTTAGCCTTGTCGCCGGAGAACCCATGAGGTTTGAAGTGCTTGGCCACCTCCAGGTAATCGTCTAAGAGACCCAGGCTTACTTCAGCCCCCAAACCCGACTGGTCGAAGGGGGACATCAAGTCCCCCTCCAACACCTCGCTGCTCAGGAAGCTCATCATCTCGGCCATGTTGCGGGACTTTACTGGAATCGAGGAATGTGCGTAATTCGAAGAGGTCTTTGTCGGTTACAGCAACGCTGCTGCTGGATGCCGTGAAAAGCCTGAAAACACACCAGAAACCAAATCCCGTTGGAGACCAGCCGGGCCCAGAACCTCCATCTCTTCATCCTGGAGCGAGGTTGGCCAAACTGAATTCCACTCGGGAGTAGAGTATCGAGAACACGTGGCCCCAGAGCCATCGCGAACCACCCCCCCTTCCAGGTCCAGTCAAACCGCACAAGATGGACGCCGTCGGGGTTGGGCCATTCCTCCACCCGCCGCCAGAGGAAGGCGCGCCACACGCTCCATGTCCAAATACGGCCCCGGCCGNNNNNNNNNNNNNNNNNNNNNNNNNNNNNNNNNNNNNNNNNNNNNNNNNNNNNNNNNNNNNNNNNNNNNNNNNNNNNNNNNNNNNNNNNNNNNNNNNNNNGCGTCGGCGTCTCGAGGACACCTAAACAGGGGTTACGCGTCTCGGGCGCTCGTAAAACCGCTTCCCCCTCCGCGACGCCGCCCGGCCGCACCCAAGCGAGCCGAATGCCCTCGCCGACCCGGGGGAGCACGGCAGGAGCGGCCCGGCCCTGGTACTTACGCCATGGCTTAAGCCGCTGGAGGGTGCCGCTGCAGAGCCTGGtgctgctgccgccgctgcaAAGGCCAATGCTGCCGCAGGCACTGCTGCCTCTAATACGCCATGGCGGCCGCGGACCCTgcgggaggagaggaaggagaacgCGCGCACACGAACACGAACTACATCTAAAAGCGACAAGGAGAGAAATGGCCGCGATACCTCGGCCGTCGGTCCTTTATAGACTTTGCCTTTATGATGACGCATCACAGAGCACATCCTTCCGCCGAGGTCACGTGACCCGCACCTCCCACCCACTCATTCTCGCTTATCCGACGCCCGTACTGTATCCAACCCACGACTTTTATGTCCAGGGTGTAGCTAAGAGAACACGCGTTATTTCCAAGGtctcaagaaaggaaaaaggcgCACTATTTTACACAACTCAGATCAAATAGTCACTCTCCCCTCTGCCGCCTAAGAGCGCGGAGGGATTCTTCAGACACACCTCGCTTCCGGTGTTAGCttagggggcggggagagaagtCTTTCTGCCCAAGGAAGGTTTTTATTGTGAGGTCCGAGGCCGCCTGGTTGTCGCGCGAGAGGCTGGCGGGGAGCGAGCGTCGAGCTGATTGGTTAGACGTGGTGAGTCATATATATCTCAATTTTCTATTGGCTCTGAGCCCGAGATGGGCGGGCTTCTCAATTGAGGGAGCCCAAGTCCGAGCGGGAAGGGGCGGAGCGGAGGGTGAGGTTCCCGCCGCTGGAGTCTGTCCTCAGCAGTGGCTTCCGCAGTTCTCCGCACAAGTAGCAGCCAATGATTGTGCCGGCTTTTTCCCGGACCTAGAGCGTTCCAAATGGTGGCCACAGGCCGGAACCCGTGAGGTCCCTTCCTGACGCCCTGAGTGAAACTCTGAATTAGCGGCCAATTTCAGGCTCGATATGAAATTCCGTGTGCGTTTTCCCTTCGTGTGCATTTCCATTGAATGCAAGGCCTTAAGTAGGTGAAAGGGGAGACTGAGGACCTCAGTCGGGACCTCAAATGCTCCATGCACACCTACCATAGAGGGCCAACTCTGCATCCTTACCGTGAACTCTCAACTCCAGGAGGGAAGGTGCATAATCTCTAGCCCAGTTTAGGGTATTTTTACATACCCAGCCTGATAACATGTTTGCAGTTCTATTAAAAGTATTCCATCCATCGTAAGGGAACTTCTTTTGGTTTATGCAGATGCAGTTGCCCTAGAGATTTTATTATGCTGGTATCTGTCACTGTCTGTTAACGCCCAATTCTGCAACTGCCCTGTGTAACGTAACCACTTCTCAGCAAGTTCCCCTAATGTCACTAATGAGAGAAGAGAAGCTTTAATACCCACACCCACTTGCCCCGCGCGGGAGGTTGGAGTGTTTGGTAGCGGCGGTCCAGGTCAGGGACTGCAATTTGCACTCTATCAGGGAGCTGTGAAGAGTGCCAAGGAAGCTCTTTGCCATCTTCCAGTCCCCTTCCCCAGTCAAGCCCCGTTAGGTTTCTGCCTCCATTTCAGTGGGCCATGGAATTATCTAGCAGGGATGTGATGTCAAACAATGTAGGGCCCGACCGCTGTCTTTGTCCATTCATTGCTTTGATTCAGTCTAGCCCAACGACTTCTTTACAACAGCAAACAGAACTCATGGGATGAAGTGTGTGGCCCAAAGCTGTCAGTGGAGGCAGTATGGGGCGGTGCATAGAAGACAGATTTTAGAGGTAACTCCAAAAGGATCGTGGCTCTTCTCTTTAGTTGCTGAGACAGCTTGGTTAAGCAATTAATCCTTGCTGagccaatttcctcatctgtaaaatgaggctaatgATAGGTATCCTTATCCTTAGAATGAAGTAAGATCACATATGGAAAGCACTGAGAAAAGTGCtgataagtgctcaataaatggttatTACTCTTCTAAGAACTCAGGTCTTCTGATCCTGACTTCCCAACTCCACTCCCCATTTTCCTTACATCTTCCTGCTTCCTCGGAGGACTACTAGTGTTTATTGGGTTGCTGAAACCGACAACTGGTACATGCAAAGCATATTGCATGCTGGGACAAGTATGGTTTTTGCATTGCCTTGGAGAATCACAAATCTCAAGATATAGAGAAGTTGTCTAGTCTTGCATGCAAAGGCGCTTAAGTATCCCTGAGCCGTTACACAAGTCTTCCAAGGTGTGACTACAGACCCATGTGGCATGTCTCAGACCTGTCAGTGCCTGACAGATGACCAGGCAGAAGGCTGAGAAAGAAAGTAGTACTGCCCCAGTTTTGACACTGCAGAGGTCATAGGTGAAGGGCTGCAGGGGCAGCCTGTCCCATCCTTCTATCTCGGAGACCCAGATCAAGCACTCTGAGGCTCTCCTAGCTGAAAATGGAGAACCGGCACCACTCCTGCAGTAAACTGTTTCATACCACACAGGAGACAAAGCTGTTGGaaaggagatttttattttttctttccatgctgTGGAAGGGCATCATGTTCCCCAGCTTTACTTCCtccataaaggagaaaaaaagacagccgTTCTCCAGGTCTCAGGGCTAAGCTACTTCTGTGTGGACCCAGCCAAGGTGGGACAGAAAGACCGGTGACAGATTCCAAATCTACCAGCTGGACATATCCACTGCTACTGAAGGGCAGGCAAGTGACTGGAAGGCAAGTTGTGAACTTGGTCTCGGGgaccaaaaatttaaagactaCAAGGTGATCTGAATGAAAAGGTAAACACGCTGGACTCAGCCTCAGAACCCACatctgcaggggcgcctggggggctcagttggttaagtgtctgacttcagctcaggtcatgatctcacagcttgtgagtctgagccccacttggggctctctgctgtcagctctggGACcactcagatcctctgtacccctctctgccccacccccactctctcaaaaataaactctaaaggACTCATCTGGTATTTTGGCCACTGAAAACCAGCAGTATCTAAAAGGGCCACAACCTAACAGATCTAGTGCTAAGTGTCCCTTACCATTCTCTTTGGCCTTGACCTTTAGCAGGAGGAGCAGAGTACTAAGAAACCCTGTATACAGAGGTTTCTAGGCAGGGTCAGAGTCTCAAGGAAGACCGGCCATGGTGGAGGGCTCCAGCACAATGCAGGTGTCCCTCCTTACAGAACCTCCCCGGGGCCTCTCTACAGTTTTGCTCATGAAGCTGATTCCTTGTCAAAACCACGTGAGTTCTCCAGTTGGAGGACAGGGGAGCAAACTCGGCTCATCTGGGGTGTGAACAGGGAGCCCACCAGGGGCCGAGACCCAGGAGAAAAGATTGTAGGCCTCAAAACAACTTTTCCAAACCTTAATTCTGATGATTTATTTGAGGGGGGGAACGTCACAACAAAGCATGTCCTAAAAATACTGTTATCCTGAActccttttttaggaaggg is from Suricata suricatta isolate VVHF042 chromosome 10, meerkat_22Aug2017_6uvM2_HiC, whole genome shotgun sequence and encodes:
- the ATF4 gene encoding cyclic AMP-dependent transcription factor ATF-4; this translates as MAEMMSFLSSEVLEGDLMSPFDQSGLGAEVSLGLLDDYLEVAKHFKPHGFSGDKAKAGSSEWLAVDGLVGASDGKEDAFSGTDWMVEKMDLKEFDFDSLFGIDDLETMPDELLATLDDTCDLFDPLVQETDKEPPQTMNPIGHLPESLPKTDQVAPFTFLQSLPLSPGALSSTPDHSFSLELGSEVDISEGDRKPDSTAYILMVPQCIKEEDAPSDNDSGICMSPESYLGSPQHSPSTSRGSPNKSLSPCSLCGSSRPKPYDPPGEKTTAKVKVEKLDKKLKKMEQNKTAATRYRQKKRAEQEALTGECKELEKKNEALKERADSLAKEIQYLKDLIEEVRKAREKKRVP